CGCGCAATCCGATCCCCAGGGGACGATGCAGGCAGCGAAACGTTCCATGGCGGCGCACGTTCGGGCGATGCTGGCGTTCAGTAAAATGGGCGTGCCGACCTTTGACTATGGCAACAATATTCGGCAGATGGCGAAAGAGATGGGGGTGGAGAACGCCTTTGATTTTCCGGGATTTGTGCCAGCCTATATTCGCCCGCTTTTTTGTCGAGGGATCGGGCCGTTTCGCTGGGTGGCGCTGTCCGGCGACCCACAGGATATTTATAAAACCGATGCCAGGGTCAAAGAGATAGTGGCTGAGGATAAACATCTGCATCACTGGCTGGATATGGCGCGCGAGCGCATTCATTTTCAGGGGCTACCGGCGCGTATTTGCTGGGTAGGCCTGGAGTGGCGGCAAAAACTGGGGCTGGCATTTAACGAAATGGTGCGCTGTGGCGAGGTATCCGCGCCCATTGTGATTGGCCGCGATCACCTGGATTCTGGTTCTGTCGCCAGCCCTAACCGTGAAACCGAAGCGATGCGCGACGGTTCCGACGCGGTTTCCGACTGGCCGCTGTTAAATGCGTTGCTCAATACCGCCAGCGGGGCGACATGGGTATCGCTCCATCACGGTGGCGGGGTGGGGATGGGTTTTTCGCAACACGCCGGGATGGTGATTGTCTGTGATGGCTCTGACGAGGCCGCCGCGCGTATTCGCCGCGTGTTACACAACGATCCGGCGACGGGCGTCATGCGCCATGCCGATGCCGGATATGATCTCGCGGTGGAATGCGCTGTTGAGCAAGGTCTGAATTTACCGATGGTTGCGGCGACGCAGGGGAAAGGCTGATATGAACACCATGACACTTACTCCGGGGCAGTTAAGCCTCTCTCAACTGTACAACGTCTGGCGTCATCCGGTACAGCTTCGGCTGGACGCCAGCGCTACTGCTGGTATTAACGCCAGCGTCGCGTGCGTTAATGATATCGTTGCCGAAGGTCGTACCGCTTATGGTATCAACACCGGTTTTGGCCTGCTGGCGCAGACGCGCATCGCCGATGAAGACCTGCAAAATCTACAACGCTCTCTGGTGCTATCCCATGCGGCGGGCGTAGGCGAACCGCTGAATGATGCGATGGTGCGCCTCATCATGGTATTGAAAATTAACAGCCTGGCGCGTGGATTTTCCGGGATTCGGTTGAGCGTGATAGAAGCGCTTATCGCGCTGGTGAATGCCGGCGTGTATCCGCTGATTCCGGCAAAAGGGTCGGTTGGCGCGTCGGGCGATTTAGCACCGCTGGCGCATATGGCGTTGACGCTGCTTGGGGAAGGGAAAGCGCGTTGGCAGGGCGAATGGCTTCCGGCGCAGACGGCGCTAAAAAAGGCTGGGCTGGAGCCTGTCGCGCTGGCGGCAAAAGAGGGGCTGGCGCTGCTTAATGGTACCCAGGCGTCAACGGCCTTCGCGCTGCGCGGATTGTTTGAGGCGCAGGAGTTGTTTGCCTCAGCCGTCGTCTGCGGCGCACTGACCACCGAGGCGGTACTGGGATCACGCCGTCCTTTCGATGCGCGTATTCATGCTGCACGCGGACAGCAGGGGCAAATTGATGCCGCGCGACTGTTCCGGCATCTGTTGAGCGAAACCAGCGCCATTGCTGAATCACATCACCATTGTAATAAGGTTCAGGATCCGTATTCCCTTCGCTGCCAGCCGCAGGTGATGGGCGCCTGTCTGACCCAGTTACGCCAGGCGAAAGAGGTGCTGTTGGTTGAAGCTAATGCTGTATCCGATAATCCACTGGTCTTTGCCAGTGAAGGGGAGGTGATTTCCGGCGGCAACTTCCATGCCGAACCGGTCGCGATGGCGGCAGATAATCTGGCGCTGGCGATAGCGGAAATCGGCGCTCTGTCGGAACGGCGCATCGCGTTGATGATGGATAAGCATATGTCGCAGTTGCCGCCGTTTCTGGTGAAAAATGGCGGCGTCAATTCTGGTTTTATGATTGCCCAGGTGACTGCCGCGGCGCTCGCCAGTGAGAATAAAGCGCTGGCGCACCCGCACAGCGTGGATAGTTTGCCGACGTCGGCTAACCAGGAAGATCATGTCTCAATGGCCCCGGCGGCAGGACGGCGGCTCTGGGAAATGGCGGCGAATACCCGCGGCGTCATTGCCGTGGAGTGGCTGGCTGCCTGCCAGGGAATCGATTTGCGGGAAGGGTTAACCTCCAGCCCGCTACTGGAACAGGCGCGGCAGGCACTGCGCGAGCAGGTGGCGCACTATACGCAGGATCGTTTTTTCGCGCCCGATATTGAGTGTGCGACGGCGCTGCTGGCGCAAGGCGCGTTACAGCATCTGGTGCCGGACTTTATGTGAATGCCGCCGGATGGCGCGGCGCTTATTCGGCTTACCCAACCCGTTGGCAGTGTAAGACGTTTACGTCGCCACCCGGCACAGCGCTTAACGGAACATCGCTGTTATCGAGGCGCTGGCGAGCGAATGGAAATGCACGTTAAAGCCTACCATCGCGCCACTGGCGTCTTCATCCACATTAAGACGCTCAACGTCCAGCGCGTGAACCGTAAAGATATAGCGATGCGTTTCCCCTTTAGGCGGCGCAGCGCCGCCGTAACCCGCTTTACCAAAATCGGTACGCGTCTGAATAACACCGTCCGGTATGGCCACCAGGCCTGAGCCGAAACCCTGGGTCAGTACGCGGGTATCTGCCGGCAGGTTAACCACCACCCAGTGCCACCAGCCGGAACCGGTTGGCGCATCAGGGTCGTAACAGGTCACAACAAAACTTTTGGTGCCCGCCGGTACTTCGTCCCAGGCCAGATGTGGCGAAATATTATCGCCATCGTAACCCATACCGTTAAAAACGTGGCGATGGGGGAGTTTATCTCCATCGCGCAGATCGTTGCTGATAAGTTTCATGCGCTCTCCTTTTGACTCACCAGAAGTGTAGCCAGAAGCGGCGTCGCTTACCGCTGATTAATGGCTAAAAAATGTTTCATTCTGTACCGCGTCATTGACCGCCTGCGTCAAACGCCGCAATTGATCCGGACGAATAATGTAGGGCGGCATCAGGTAGACCAGTTTGCCGAAGGGTCTGATCCAGACGCCTTGCCCGACAAAGAAGCGCTGGAGCGCCGCCATATTGACCGGGTGGGTGGTTTCAACCACGCCAATGGCGCCCAACACGCGTACGTCCGCTACCCAGGGCGAGTTTTGCGCCGGGGCTAATTCAGCGCGTAACTGAGATTCGATGGACGCGACCTGCTGGCGCCATTCGCCGCTTTCCAGCAACGTCAGGCTGGCGCAGGCGACGGCGCAGGCCAGCGGATTACCCATAAACGTTGGGCCATGCATAAAACACCCCGCCTCGCCGCGGCTGATGGTTTCTGCCACCTGCCGCGTGGTGAGTGTTGCCGAGAGGGTCATTGTGCCGCCAGTTAACGCTTTGCCGAGACATAAAATATCCGGCGCAATCCCGGCATGTTCACAGGCGAACAGTTTGCCGGTACGACCAAATCCAGTGGCAATTTCATCGGCAATCAGCAGAATGCCTTCCCGATCGCACATGTTGCGGATGCGCCTGAGCCACTCAGGATGATACATGCGCATCCCGCCCGCCCCCTGGACGATAGGCTCGAGAATGACGGCAGCGATCTCATGGCGATGTGCGGCCATCAGGCGGGCAAACGGCACAATGTCCCGCTCATCCCACTCGCCGTCCATTCGGCTTTGCGGTGCCGGCGCGAACAGATTTTCCGGCAGGTAGCCTTTCCACAGGTTATGCATGGAGTTATCCGGATCGCACACCGACATCGCGCCGAAGGTGTCGCCATGATAACCATTGCGAAAGGTCAGAAAACGCTGACGTGATTCGTCACGCGCCCGCCAGTATTGCAGCGCCATTTTCATAGCCACTTCCACTGACACCGAGCCGGAGTCGGCCAGAAAGACGCACTCCAGCGGCTCAGGCGACATTGCAACCAGTTTGCGACACAGATTTATCGCGGGCGTGTGTGTTATCCCGCCGAACATCACATGCGACATGGCGTCAATTTGTAATTTCATCGCCGCGTTGAGCTGTGGGTGGTTATAGCCATGAATGGCCGCCCACCAGGAAGACATTCCTTCAATCAGGCGCTCACCTGATGAGAGGAACAGTTCGCACCCTTCCGCTCGCTCGACAGGATACACCGGCAGCGGCGAGGTCATGGAAGTGTAAGGGTGCCAAATATGGCGCTTATCGAAGGCAAGATCGTCCGTTGTCATAATCGACTTGTAAACCAAATTAAAAACATTTAGGTTTACGAGTCTACACCATATCAAAAACGAACAACATATTTTGGAGAGGCCCGATGGCTCACCATCCACGCTGGACACTGTCGCAAGTCACCGAATTATTTGAAAAACCACTGCTGGAATTGCTGTTTGAAGCGCAGCAAATTCATCGCCAGCATTTCGATCCGCAGCAGATACAGGTCAGTACACTACTGTCGATTAAAACTGGCGCTTGTCCGGAAGATTGTAAATACTGCCCGCAGAGTTCACGTTATAAAACCGGGCTGGAAACCGAGCGTTTACTGGAAGTGGAGCAGGTCCTGGACTCCGCCCGAAAAGCAAAAAACGCCGGTTCGACCCGGTTCTGCATGGGCGCGGCCTGGAAGAATCCACATGAGCGTGATATGCCTTATCTGGAGCAAATCGTGCAGGGCGTCAAAGCGATGGGGCTGGAAACGTGTATGACGCTTGGTATGTTGAATGAGAGCCAGGCGAAGCGCCTGGCTAACGCCGGGCTGGATTACTACAACCATAACCTTGATACCTCGCCGGAATTTTACGGCAATATCATTACTACCCGTACTTATCAGGATCGCCTCGATACTCTGGAGAAAGTCCGTGAGGCGGGGATTAAAGTGTGCTCTGGCGGCATCGTTGGCCTGGGCGAAACGGTTACCGATCGCGCCGGACTGTTGTTGCAGTTGGCGAACCTGCCGACGCCGCCGGAAAGCGTGCCAATCAACATGCTGGTGAAGGTGAAAGGCACGCCGTTGGCGAATAACGATGACGTGGATGCATTTGATTTTATTCGTACTATCGCCGTGGCGCGCATCATGATGCCGGCCTCATATGTGCGGCTTTCCGCCGGGCGTGAACAGATGAACGAGCAAACCCAGGCGATGTGCTTTATGGCCGGAGCTAACTCGATTTTCTATGGCTGCAAGTTATTAACTACCCCTAATCCGGCGGAAGACAACGATCTGCAATTGTTTCGCAAGCTGGGGCTCAATCCGCAACAGACGAAGGTGCTGGCGGGCGATAACGAGCAACAGCAACGTCTGGAGCAGACGCTGATGACGCCGGATACCGATGATTATTACAACGCGGCAGCCGTATGAGTTGGCAACAACGCGTCGACGATGCGCTGGCGGCGCGTCGGGCGACGGATACGCTGCGCCGCCGTTATGTGGTGTCGCAGGGCGCCGGACGCTGGCTGGTAGCGAACGGACGGCAGTATCTTAACTTCTCCAGCAATGATTACCTCGGTTTAAGTCAGCATCCACAAATTATTCGCGCCTGGCAGCAGGCGGCGACGCGTTTTGGCGTCGGCAGCGGCGGATCGGGCCATATGAGTGGTTATTCCGTGGCGCACCAGGTGCTGGAGGCGGAGCTGGCGCAGTGGTTAGGATATCCGCGCGCGCTGCTCTTCACCTCAGGTTTTGCGGCGAATCAGGCGGTTATTACCGCGTTAATGAAAAAAAACGACCGGATTGTGGCCGACAGGCTGAGTCATGCTTCGTTGCTGGAGGCCGCTAATCTGAGTCCGGCGCAGCTTCGTCGCTTTATCCATAACGATACGCAGCATCTGTCACGTTTATTGCAATCGCCCTGTCCGGGACAGCAACTGGTGGTAGCTGAAGGCATGTATAGCATGGACGGCGACAGCGCACCGTTGGCAGAGATCCAACGGATCGCCCGCAGGCATAACGCCTGGCTGCTGGTCGATGACGCTCACGGCATTGGCGTGACAGGCGATGAAGGGCGGGGTACCTGCTGGCAGCAACAGGTGAAGCCTGAGCTCCTGGTGGTGACGTTTGGTAAGGGATTTGGCGTCAGTGGCGCAGCGGTGCTTTGTTCGGAAAGCGTGGCGGATTACCTGCTGCAATTCGCCCGCCATCTGGTTTATAGCACCAGTATGCCGCCCGCGCAGGCGCAGGCATTAAGCGCCTCGCTGGCGGTGATTCGCAGTGATGAAGGTCATGAACGGCGAGAAAAACTTGCCCGTCTGGTTCAGCGTTTTCGGGCGGGTATTAACGCGTCCCGCTTTACGCTGCTCCATTCCCCTGGCGCTATCCAGCCATTGATCGTGGGCGATAATAGTCGCGCGCTGCGCCTGGCGGAGGCGCTGCGTCAACAAGGATGCTGGGCGACGGCGATTCGTCCGCCGACAGTGCCTGCCGGTACGGCGCGCCTGCGGTTAACGTTAACACAGGCACATGAAGTGTGTGATGTCGATCGTCTGCTGGAGGCGCTCCATGGCGCAGGTGAATAAGCCGGCTATCGCGGCGGCGTTTGGCCGGGCTGCATCGCAGTATGAACAGCACGCTTCTTTGCAGCATCAAAGCGCGGAGGCACTGCTTACGATGCTGGCAGGCCGTCAGTTTTCCTGCGTTCTGGATGCTGGCTGCGGCCCTGGACGCATGAGCCGCTACTGGCGTGAACGGGGGAGTAACGTTACCGCCCTGGATCTTTCGCTGCCGATGTTGCGACAGGCCCGCGATCGCAAGTCCGCACATCACTATGTGCTGGCGGATATCGAAGCGATTCCCCATGGTGCAGGCGTTTTTGACCTGGCCTGGAGCAACCTTGCTGTCCAGTGGTGTGGCGATTTACGCGGCGCGTTGAGCGAGTTGTACCGGGTTGTGCAGCCTGGTGGCGTCGTGGCTTTTACCACACTGTGCGAGGGATCTTTGCCGGAACTGCGTCAGGCATGGCAGGCTGTCGATAATCGCGCCCATGCGAATCGTTTTCTGCCGGAAGAGGCCATTGACCACGCGCTGCGCGGCTGGCGGGCATATTGCCGAACGCAGGCAATGACCGTGTGGTTTGAGGATGCTCTGAGCGCGATGCGCTCGCTGAAAGGGATTGGCGCTACCCATCTCCATGAAGGGCGGGAACCGGATGTATTAACCCGCGCCCGGCTGAGACAAATTCAACTGGCATGGCCGCAGCGGCAGGGGAAATATACGCTGACATACTATCTTTTTATGGGAGTGATTCAACGTGACTAAACGCTATTTCGTGACCGGTACGGATACCGAAGTCGGCAAAACGGTTGCCAGTTGCGCCTTATTGCAGGCGGCAACACGGCTGGGTTATCAAACCACAGGCTATAAACCCGTCGCTTCCGGCAGTGAAATGACCACCGACGGGCTACGCAATAGCGATGCGTTGGCCTTACAGCGTAACAGTAGCCTGCCGCAATCCTATTCCGCGATCAACCCTTATACTTTTGCGGAACCTACCTCCCCCCATATTGTTAGCGCTGACGAGGGCCGGGCGATAGAGGCAGAGGTCTTATCACAAGGATTACGAACCCTGGAAGCGCAGGCCGACTGGGTGTTGATAGAAGGAGCGGGCGGTTGGTTTACGCCGCTCTCTGCTACATTGACATTTGCCGACTGGGTGCAGGCGGAGCAGTTGCCGGTGATACTGGTCGTTGGCGTAAAGCTGGGCTGTATTAATCACGCCATGCTGACGGCGCTGGCGGTAAAGCAGGCTGGGCTAACGCTTGCCGGATGGATAGCCAACGGCGTACAGCCGCCGGGCGCTCGTCATGGTGAATATCTTGATACGCTCCGGCGCGTTATACCGGCTCCGCAATTAGGGGAAATCCCGTGGCTGGAAGTGTCTCCGGAGCAGGCTGAAACAGGGCAGTATCTTGACCTTAGCGCCCTGGATAACGCGTAACCATGGGGTAATCCCCCCGATAGCAGGATCAGACAGTGCTGCTATCGGGTTGCCAGATATTTCAGCGTTGCGATAAAAAATAGGCACACTATGAGCATGTACGCAGCTATTTTTTCCCGTCGCGCCAGCCGATAATCATCCAAAAAGCGCGATAATTTTTTTTTATCGCCCCACGAAAACGCTCGCCGTTGATTTTGCCAGGCGGCAGGGCATACGGGCTGGAAGCAGTTATCCACTATTCCTGTGGATAACCTTGTGTATTAGAGTTAGAAAACACAACGTAAGCGAGAGGCGACGCGGCCTGCGACTAAATTGACGCGAAAGACGGCTTGAGAAAATATCCTTTTTTATACAGCGAGTTATATAAAATCAATGGTTGTAAAGGACGAACTATATGTTGACACAAAACTTTCATCATACGACTTGACAAATGTTAAAAAAGACTCTGGTCTGGGGATAACCGCACGCTGCTGGAATTTTGCCCCATGCCTGTGTACATTTTACCTCGCAACGGCGTGAGTTATTGGTTGATAACCGACCGTTTTTGGGAAGGTACTGTTTTTTTATCCAGCTTTTTTTATTGGCAATATTCGCCGTCGGGAGTAAAATTACTCACCTGCCCGCTCACTCCTTCAGGTAGCCGCCCATGAGTAAACCGTTCAAACTGAATTCCGCTTTTAAACCTTCTGGCGATCAGCCGGAGGCTATACGCCGTCTGGAAGAGGGCCTGGAGGATGGCCTGGCGCATCAGACGTTGTTGGGCGTAACCGGCTCCGGGAAGACATTCACCATTGCCAACGTCATTGCCGACTTGCAGCGGCCGACGATGGTACTGGCGCCTAATAAAACGCTGGCGGCGCAGCTTTATGGCGAAATGAAAGCGTTTTTCCCGGAAAATGCGGTGGAGTATTTTGTCTCTTACTACGATTACTATCAGCCGGAAGCGTATGTGCCGAGTTCGGATACGTTTATCGAAAAAGATGCGTCGGTGAACGAACATATTGAGCAAATGCGGCTGTCGGCCACGAAAGCACTGCTTGAGCGACGCGATGTCGTGGTGGTGGCTTCTGTGTCCGCTATCTACGGGCTGGGTGATCCTGATCTCTATCTGAAAATGATGCTACATCTGACGGTAGGAATGCTGATCGACCAGCGCGCGATTCTGCGTCGGCTGGCCGAACTGCAATATACCCGAAACGACCAGGCGTTCCAGCGCGGGACGTTCCGCGTGCGCGGCGAAGTGATCGATATCTTCCCGGCGGAATCTGATGATATCGCGCTGCGCGTTGAGTTGTTTGATGAAGAGGTTGAGCGCCTGTCGCTATTTGACCCGTTAACCGGGCAGGTCGAGTCAACAGTGCCACGTTATACCATCTATCCTAAAACGCACTATGTGACGCCACGCGAGCGTATTCTCCAGGCGATGGAAGAGATAAAAGATGAGCTGGCGGACAGGCGTAAAGTGCTGCTGGCGAATAATAAGCTGCTTGAAGAACAGCGGTTAAGCCAGCGCACGCAGTTCGATTTAGAGATGATGAATGAGCTGGGCTACTGCTCGGGTATTGAAAACTATTCTCGCTTTCTGTCTGGCCGCGGGCCGGGCGAGCCGCCGCCAACCTTGTTCGATTATCTGCCCGCCGACGGACTGCTGGTGGTGGATGAGTCCCACGTGACGATCCCGCAGATCGGCGGCATGTATCGCGGGGACCGGGCGCGTAAAGAGACGCTGGTTGAGTATGGTTTCCGTCTGCCTTCGGCGCTGGATAACCGTCCACTAAAGTTTGAAGAATTTGAAGCGTTAGCGCCGCAAACCATATATGTTTCCGCTACGCCCGGCAACTATGAACTGGAGAAATCCGGTGGTGATGTCGTGGACCAGGTGGTACGGCCAACCGGGCTGCTGGACCCGATTATTGAAGTGCGTCCGGTGGCGACCCAGGTGGACGATTTACTTTCTGAAATCCGTCAGCGTGCGGCCATTAACGAGCGTGTGCTGGTGACCACGCTTACCAAGCGGATGGCGGAAGACCTGACTGAATATCTGGAAGAGCACGGCGAGCGCGTGCGTTATCTGCACTCGGATATTGATACCGTGGAACGCATGGAAATCATCCGCGATTTGCGTCTGGGGGAGTTTGACGTGCTGGTGGGAATTAACCTGTTACGCGAAGGGCTGGATATGCCGGAAGTCTCGTTGGTGGCGATTCTGGACGCCGATAAAGAGGGCTTTCTGCGCTCTGAGCGTTCCTTGATTCAGACCATTGGCCGCGCGGCGCGTAACGTCAATGGTAAAGCGATTCTTTACGGCGATAAGATCACGCCGTCGATGGCGAAAGCGATTGGCGAAACTGAACGTCGTCGCGAGAAGCAGCAGAAGTACAACGAAGAACACGGCATCACTCCGCAGGGGCTGAACAAAAAAGTGATCGATGTACTGGCGCTGGGGCAGAACATTGCGAAAACCAAAGCGAAGGGGAAAGGAAAAGGCCGCGTTACGGCGAAATCCGGGATTGTTGAACTGGATATGACGCCAAAAGCATTGCAGCAGAAAATTCATGAGCTGGAGGGGCAAATGATGCAGCACGCGCAGAATCTGGAGTTTGAAGAGGCCGCGCAAATTCGCGACCAGCTGCATCAACTACGCGAGCTGTTTATCGCCGCCTCCTGACGGTGTGGTTAACTATAAATCAGCGTTGAGACTATACTTAACGCTGAAATCACTCGTCTCTTTGGCCATGAGGAAACCAGCCCCGTATTATCGGTCTGGATAGCCTTTATGGTCGTCATTTTACTCTCACCTTCGTCCGTTGAAATAATCTATCCGCTATAAATGACATTCCTCCTGTAAAAACAGGACGACTCGTCAAAAGCGATGACGAAAATGGTCTTTTATTAAAAGCTGAAAATACCGGATTCGTTACTCTCGGAACTTTCAGCTCAGGTAGAGGACATATGTTTAATATCACCAATACGCAGTCCGCTGCAAGGAATCAAAATATCACTGATGAGGCTGCAAGAGAGGCGCTTCTGGGAGAGAAAATATGGAATAGCGTAAGGGGGTTTTTCTCTTCTGAACATCAGGTTGAAGCACAAATTTACATCTCCGACCTTTGTCATCTATCTGAAACTGTTTCGCCAGAAGTGCTCAAAAACAAGTTTGAACGGCTGAGGGCGTTAGCTTTCCCTGCATATATGGAGAATATTCAATGTAATAGAGCGGGAACAAGCCAGTACTGTATTTTGAATGTAAATAGTCAGGAAATCCTGTCAATAACATTTAATACAGACAGTTATACTGTTGAGTGCGAAGGGGAGACAGTAACCTATACCCTTGAGATCGAAAGCGAGCAGACTAAGAGGACTTCCCTCTCCAGAGAAGCTGTGGATTATGAGTTAATCTGGTCTGACTGGGTAAACCATGCGCCAACCGATGAGGCTCCGTATCGTGAAAGCGCTGTAAAGCGCATGCGCAACTGCCTGGAAGATAATGAGACTTACCTTCGTCTGGACAGGTTAAAACTAACAACGATACCCGGTTATATTCCCGCCTCGGTAACGCATCTGTTACTCGATAAAAATAACCTGCACAGCCTGCCGGAGAATTTACAAGCCAATATACAGGTGTTATCTGCTAAAGAGAATAAGCTAACCGGTATACCCGCCACGCTACCGCATACTATTCAGCACATGGATCTCACCTGTAACCCTATTTCTGAATTACCTGACCATTTGCCCTCATCGCTTGAAACGCTGATTGTTGCCTCGAATGAGCTCACGGCACTGCCGGACATTTTGCCTGCCGGGCTTCTGCAACTGGATGTTTATCAAAACTATTTAACAGCACTGCCAGAAACGCTTCCATCAGGGATCGAAGTATTGATCGTTGGCGATAATCTGTTAACGGTTTTGCCTGCAAGATTGCCAGAGAACCTGCAGTATCTGGAAGCCAGCAATAATGTATTAATCTGCCTGCCCGAGTTGCTACCCTCAACGTTAAAACGCCTGGATATAAGTGATAATCAGCTTACCACTTTGCCAGAAACGCTGCCGTCCACGTTACAACGGTTGGACGTTTCCCGGAACCAATTGACAAGCCTCCCGGAATGCCTTCCATCAGCGTTGCAAGAAATGAATGCTTCTTACAATCAACTGTCTCGTCTCCCGGAATTGCTACCCTATTTCTCAGGTGATGGGCCCCGTCCTGCAAGCCTGTTTGTAGAGCATAATCCTCTTACAGCACGAGCGATACAGGATATTCAGATGCTAATGTCCGCTGTGGATTATCGGGGACCCCGGATCTTTTTCGCTATGGAAGCATCTTCCGCTTCTCGGGTAACCCGGCCACTGCATGAAGCGGTCAAGGCCTGGCTAGCGCATAGCGGGGAGGAGGACGTTAACAAATGGCAGGCATTTGAGGCAGATGCAAACGCTGAGGCTTTTAGTCAATTTCTGGACCGTCTTGGTGAGACGCAGAACACCAGACACCCGGATTTTAAGGAGCAGGTCTCCGCCTGGCTAATACGTCTGGCAGATGATAACGCGCTAAGAGAAACCGCATTTATTATAGCGATGGATGCAACAGAAAGCTGCGAAGACCGGGTCACACTGGCATACCACCAAATGCAGCAGGCGACATTGGTTCATGATGCTGAAAGAGGCGCTTTTGATAGCCAGTTAGCGGAACTGATTACGGTGGGGCGTGAAATCTTTCGGCTGGCGCAAATAGAACCTCTGGCGAGAGAAAAGGTAAAACGGCTTTTTTTCATTGACGAAATCGAAGTATTTCTGGGGTTTCAGAATCAGCTACGCGAGTCGCTTTCACTAACGACAATGACCCGGGATATGCGATTCTATAACGTTTCGGGTATCACTGAGTCTGATCTGGAGGAAGCGGAAATACGGATAAAAATTGCTGAAAATAGCGGTTTTCACACCTGGTTTGCACAGTGGGGGCCATGGCATAAAGTACTGGAGCGTATAGCGCCAGAAGAGTGGTGTGAAATGATGGATAAAAGGGCTGAGTATATTGAAACGGATGCTTATCAGAGCCGGATTAACTCTGAACTGGATGCGTTAGGAATCGCAGGCGATTCTGACGCAGAGCGTATGATCGGGATGCGGATAATAGAAGAGATCAATCAGACACTCTTTACTGAGCTCATGGAGAAAGTGTTGGCTAAAAAAGGGGTGAGCTCACTCATGAACGCCTACTGGTGATAACTGGACGCCGTTTATTCAGAAGGGGAGAGCCTGTTTACGGGTAAGAGTAAACAGGCTGTGGATAAGCGTGGTGCCATAAGGCAAGCAGCGTTAACCCAACGCCTGTAACGCTTTTTCCAGTGCATTATGCAATAATTGACGATCGTGGCGATAGGGGATATCGCTGGCTTCCAGCACGTCCTGGATCACCACCCGATCGTTCACCGCACTGACGTCAACTTGCGGCCCAACCACCACAGCGTCAATGACTTTTTTGCCAATATATTGCTCCATCATCGCCAGCTTATCGACG
The Salmonella bongori NCTC 12419 DNA segment above includes these coding regions:
- the bioD gene encoding dethiobiotin synthase, with the protein product MTKRYFVTGTDTEVGKTVASCALLQAATRLGYQTTGYKPVASGSEMTTDGLRNSDALALQRNSSLPQSYSAINPYTFAEPTSPHIVSADEGRAIEAEVLSQGLRTLEAQADWVLIEGAGGWFTPLSATLTFADWVQAEQLPVILVVGVKLGCINHAMLTALAVKQAGLTLAGWIANGVQPPGARHGEYLDTLRRVIPAPQLGEIPWLEVSPEQAETGQYLDLSALDNA
- the uvrB gene encoding excinuclease ABC subunit UvrB produces the protein MSKPFKLNSAFKPSGDQPEAIRRLEEGLEDGLAHQTLLGVTGSGKTFTIANVIADLQRPTMVLAPNKTLAAQLYGEMKAFFPENAVEYFVSYYDYYQPEAYVPSSDTFIEKDASVNEHIEQMRLSATKALLERRDVVVVASVSAIYGLGDPDLYLKMMLHLTVGMLIDQRAILRRLAELQYTRNDQAFQRGTFRVRGEVIDIFPAESDDIALRVELFDEEVERLSLFDPLTGQVESTVPRYTIYPKTHYVTPRERILQAMEEIKDELADRRKVLLANNKLLEEQRLSQRTQFDLEMMNELGYCSGIENYSRFLSGRGPGEPPPTLFDYLPADGLLVVDESHVTIPQIGGMYRGDRARKETLVEYGFRLPSALDNRPLKFEEFEALAPQTIYVSATPGNYELEKSGGDVVDQVVRPTGLLDPIIEVRPVATQVDDLLSEIRQRAAINERVLVTTLTKRMAEDLTEYLEEHGERVRYLHSDIDTVERMEIIRDLRLGEFDVLVGINLLREGLDMPEVSLVAILDADKEGFLRSERSLIQTIGRAARNVNGKAILYGDKITPSMAKAIGETERRREKQQKYNEEHGITPQGLNKKVIDVLALGQNIAKTKAKGKGKGRVTAKSGIVELDMTPKALQQKIHELEGQMMQHAQNLEFEEAAQIRDQLHQLRELFIAAS
- the slrP gene encoding SPI-1 type III secretion system effector E3 ubiquitin transferase SlrP — protein: MFNITNTQSAARNQNITDEAAREALLGEKIWNSVRGFFSSEHQVEAQIYISDLCHLSETVSPEVLKNKFERLRALAFPAYMENIQCNRAGTSQYCILNVNSQEILSITFNTDSYTVECEGETVTYTLEIESEQTKRTSLSREAVDYELIWSDWVNHAPTDEAPYRESAVKRMRNCLEDNETYLRLDRLKLTTIPGYIPASVTHLLLDKNNLHSLPENLQANIQVLSAKENKLTGIPATLPHTIQHMDLTCNPISELPDHLPSSLETLIVASNELTALPDILPAGLLQLDVYQNYLTALPETLPSGIEVLIVGDNLLTVLPARLPENLQYLEASNNVLICLPELLPSTLKRLDISDNQLTTLPETLPSTLQRLDVSRNQLTSLPECLPSALQEMNASYNQLSRLPELLPYFSGDGPRPASLFVEHNPLTARAIQDIQMLMSAVDYRGPRIFFAMEASSASRVTRPLHEAVKAWLAHSGEEDVNKWQAFEADANAEAFSQFLDRLGETQNTRHPDFKEQVSAWLIRLADDNALRETAFIIAMDATESCEDRVTLAYHQMQQATLVHDAERGAFDSQLAELITVGREIFRLAQIEPLAREKVKRLFFIDEIEVFLGFQNQLRESLSLTTMTRDMRFYNVSGITESDLEEAEIRIKIAENSGFHTWFAQWGPWHKVLERIAPEEWCEMMDKRAEYIETDAYQSRINSELDALGIAGDSDAERMIGMRIIEEINQTLFTELMEKVLAKKGVSSLMNAYW